One window of the Dendropsophus ebraccatus isolate aDenEbr1 chromosome 12, aDenEbr1.pat, whole genome shotgun sequence genome contains the following:
- the ANGPTL7 gene encoding angiopoietin-related protein 7, with amino-acid sequence MKVPFFAFFLLALAAFPCRSQKAPKKKPPGANGLFKMPGCCEEVKDLKVQIANLSSLLEELSKKQEADWVNVVMQVMKLESGQKQVENRITDAEEKYSEINNRVEILQSREQAAQTQTQTTADAIYDCSTLYEKNYKISGVYKMPANSFLGSPEMEVYCDMETSGGGWTLIQRRKVGLISFNRDWKQYREGFGNIRGDFWLGNENIYRLTRRPTALRVELEDWDGQVRYAEYAQFTIDNEQNSYRLFLGNYSGNAGRDSLRYHNNTAFSTKDKDNDKCLDDCAGLRKGGYWYNCCTDSNLNGIFYRNGDHSKHTDGISWYGWHGSTYSLKRVEMKIRAQDFQP; translated from the exons ATGAAGGTCCCGTTCTTCGCCTTCTTCCTGCTCGCTCTGGCCGCCTTTCCTTGCCGGTCTCAGAAGGCCCCCAAGAAAAAGCCCCCCGGTGCCAACGGGCTCTTCAAGATGCCCGGCTGCTGCGAGGAGGTCAAAGACTTAAAGGTACAAATCGCCAACCTTAGCAGTCTGCTGGAGGAGCTGAGCAAGAAGCAGGAGGCGGACTGGGTGAATGTGGTCATGCAGGTGATGAAGCTGGAGAGCGGACAGAAACAGGTGGAGAACCGGATCACCGATGCTGAGGAGAAGTACTCCGAGATTAACAACAGGGTCGAGATCCTGCAATCCCGGGAACAGGCGGCTCAGACGCAGACCCAGACCACCGCAG ACGCAATCTATGACTGCTCCACCCTCTATGAGAAGAACTACAAGATATCGGGGGTCTACAAGATGCCGGCCAATAGCTTCCTGGGGAGTCCAGAGATGGAG GTGTACTGTGACATGGAGACCAGCGGAGGAGGGTGGACGCTGATCCAGAGGCGTAAAGTGGGTCTGATCTCATTTAACAGAGACTGGAAGCAGTACCGGGAAGGATTCGGGAACATCCGCGGGGACTTCTGGTTGGGGAATGAGAATATCTACAGACTGACCCGCCGGCCGACCGCCCTGAGAGTGGAGCTGGAG GACTGGGACGGTCAGGTCAGATACGCAGAGTATGCTCAATTCACCATCGATAATGAGCAGAATAGCTACCGCCTCTTCCTGGGTAACTACAGCGGAAACGCCGGCAGAGACTCTCTGCGCTACCACAACAACACGGCCTTTAGCACCAAGGACAAGGACAACGACAAGTGCCTGGATGACTGTGCCGGTCTACGCAAAG GCGGTTACTGGTACAACTGCTGCACAGACTCAAACCTCAATGGCATTTTTTATCGCAACGGTGACCACAGCAAGCACACGGATGGCATCAGCTGGTACGGCTGGCACGGGTCCACCTACTCTCTGAAGAGGGTGGAAATGAAGATACGTGCTCAGGACTTCcagccatga